A genomic region of Runella rosea contains the following coding sequences:
- the recJ gene encoding single-stranded-DNA-specific exonuclease RecJ, translated as MNTKRWTYRQTLTPNQQAQADTLAASINVNPFLGRLLVQRGITTFEAAKAFFRPSIEHLHDPFLMKDMDKAVSRLLRAFENQEKIIIYGDYDVDGATSVAVFYGFLKKHYPSIEYYIPDRYIEGYGVSSQGIDYAEANGFSLIVTLDCGIKSADKVADAKSRGIDFIICDHHRPDTNLPPAVAILDPKQEDCAYPYKELTGCGVGFKLLQALCQQGFADEDELMDQLDLLVVSIAADIVHITGENRILAAYGIKKLNERKRVGLNALIEIAGFKNDLDVTNVVFGLAPRINAAGRIAHAKEAVRLLLCNDKDEAEAFAQEINKHNSDRRTFDTSITDEALNMIREDAWMVSANSTVLYKEDWHKGVVGIVASRCIEHFHRPTIILTNSHGKAAGSARSVPGFDVYEAIEACADLLEQFGGHTFAAGLSLAVDNVPAFRMRFDEIVKNRISPEQLTPLVDIDMDLELNAINAKFYNILKQMAPFGPENMTPVFASHDVRLSGTPTIMKEKHLKIEVFQPSPQGAVKFTAIGFGMADLYPKLITGKPFSIAYTIEENTFRDKTTLQLYLKDIRFE; from the coding sequence ATGAATACCAAACGCTGGACATACCGACAAACCCTAACGCCCAATCAACAAGCCCAAGCGGATACCCTCGCTGCTTCTATCAACGTAAATCCATTTTTGGGGCGTTTGTTGGTGCAAAGAGGCATCACCACGTTTGAGGCCGCCAAAGCTTTTTTTCGTCCCTCCATCGAACACCTCCATGATCCGTTTCTGATGAAAGACATGGACAAGGCCGTGTCAAGACTGCTCCGAGCGTTTGAAAATCAGGAAAAAATTATCATTTACGGCGATTATGACGTCGATGGCGCTACGTCGGTGGCGGTTTTTTATGGATTTCTAAAAAAACACTATCCTTCCATTGAATACTATATTCCTGACCGTTATATTGAAGGTTACGGCGTTTCGTCGCAGGGAATTGACTATGCCGAAGCCAATGGTTTTTCGCTCATTGTTACACTCGACTGCGGCATCAAATCCGCCGATAAAGTAGCCGATGCTAAAAGTCGCGGCATTGATTTTATCATCTGCGACCACCACCGCCCAGACACCAACCTGCCGCCTGCCGTGGCCATTCTGGACCCAAAACAGGAAGATTGCGCGTATCCTTATAAAGAATTGACGGGCTGCGGGGTAGGCTTCAAGCTTTTACAGGCACTTTGTCAGCAGGGATTTGCCGACGAGGATGAACTCATGGACCAGCTCGATTTATTGGTGGTAAGCATTGCCGCCGACATCGTACACATCACGGGAGAAAATCGCATTTTGGCCGCTTATGGCATCAAAAAACTCAATGAACGCAAACGCGTTGGCCTCAATGCGCTGATTGAGATTGCGGGTTTCAAAAACGACCTCGACGTCACCAACGTGGTCTTTGGTCTTGCGCCCCGCATCAATGCCGCTGGTCGAATTGCCCACGCCAAAGAAGCTGTCAGGCTATTGCTTTGCAACGACAAAGATGAGGCCGAAGCTTTTGCGCAGGAAATCAACAAACACAACAGCGACCGCCGCACGTTTGACACGAGCATCACCGACGAAGCCCTCAACATGATTCGCGAGGACGCTTGGATGGTGAGCGCCAACAGCACAGTTTTGTACAAAGAAGACTGGCACAAGGGCGTGGTGGGCATTGTGGCGAGCCGATGTATCGAGCATTTTCACCGCCCTACCATTATCCTGACCAATTCGCACGGCAAAGCCGCTGGCTCGGCGCGCTCGGTGCCTGGGTTTGACGTCTACGAAGCCATTGAGGCATGCGCTGATTTATTAGAACAGTTTGGCGGGCATACCTTTGCGGCGGGGCTTTCCTTGGCGGTCGACAACGTACCCGCCTTCCGGATGCGGTTTGACGAGATTGTTAAAAATCGGATTTCTCCCGAACAACTTACCCCGCTCGTTGATATTGACATGGATTTGGAATTGAACGCCATCAACGCCAAATTTTACAATATTCTTAAACAAATGGCACCTTTCGGTCCCGAAAACATGACGCCCGTATTTGCGAGCCACGACGTGCGCTTGAGCGGCACGCCAACCATTATGAAGGAAAAACACCTCAAAATAGAGGTCTTTCAACCTTCTCCACAGGGAGCCGTGAAATTTACCGCCATTGGGTTTGGCATGGCTGATCTGTATCCCAAACTCATCACTGGCAAGCCTTTTTCCATCGCCTATACCATTGAAGAAAATACGTTTCGGGATAAAACGACGTTACAATTGTATCTGAAAGACATCCGATTTGAGTAA
- the gldF gene encoding gliding motility-associated ABC transporter permease subunit GldF — MLAIFRKEINSFFSSLTAYIVMAVFLTAVGLLMWVFPDTNILNYGYADLGTFFNLTPFVLLFLIPAITMRALAEEVRNGTIELLLTKPLSTWGLILGKFWASWALALVTLLPTLLYYYSIYQLGNPVGNVDSAQIFGSYIGLALLSAVFVAVGLWTSSLSDNQIVAFVLGVFISFLLYNGIGAVAKLDFWGSLAYPLSWISLDEQYADLGRGLIDSRNVVYLFSVTLLFLWLTQSRVAARRK, encoded by the coding sequence ATGCTCGCTATTTTTCGTAAAGAAATCAACTCCTTTTTCAGTTCACTGACAGCTTATATTGTCATGGCTGTTTTTCTGACCGCCGTCGGTTTGTTGATGTGGGTTTTTCCCGACACCAACATTCTCAATTATGGCTACGCTGATTTGGGGACCTTTTTCAACCTCACCCCTTTTGTATTGTTGTTTCTGATTCCCGCCATCACCATGCGGGCTTTGGCCGAAGAAGTGCGCAACGGAACCATCGAATTGCTTTTGACCAAACCCCTCAGTACGTGGGGGTTAATATTGGGCAAATTCTGGGCGAGTTGGGCACTTGCCCTTGTGACATTGCTCCCGACGTTGCTTTATTATTACAGCATTTATCAACTCGGCAACCCCGTAGGCAACGTAGATTCGGCCCAAATTTTCGGTTCTTACATCGGTCTTGCCCTCTTGAGTGCCGTATTTGTTGCGGTAGGTTTGTGGACTTCTTCGCTGAGCGACAACCAAATTGTGGCTTTTGTACTGGGCGTTTTTATTTCGTTTTTGCTCTATAACGGCATCGGTGCGGTGGCCAAACTAGACTTTTGGGGTTCATTGGCGTATCCATTATCGTGGATTTCGCTAGACGAACAATACGCTGATTTGGGGCGCGGATTGATTGACTCACGAAATGTTGTTTATCTTTTCAGCGTAACACTGTTATTTTTGTGGTTGACCCAAAGCAGGGTGGCAGCACGACGAAAATAA
- the lptB gene encoding LPS export ABC transporter ATP-binding protein: MILRTENLIKKYGSRLVNDNVSYQVGQGEIVGLLGPNGAGKTTSFYMATGLVKPNSGHVYIDDKDITDLPMYKRARLGIGYLAQEASIFRTLTVEENIIAVLEMTSLTKADQKAKCEELLDEFNLHHVRKNKGMVLSGGERRRTEIARCLAVDPKFILLDEPFAGVDPIAVEDIQTIVAKLKFRNIGILITDHNVSETLSITDRAYLLFEGKILKQGTPEELAADPQVRRLYLGQSFELKRKI; this comes from the coding sequence ATGATTCTAAGAACCGAAAATTTAATAAAAAAATACGGCTCGCGCCTCGTTAACGACAACGTGAGCTACCAAGTGGGACAGGGAGAAATTGTGGGGCTATTGGGTCCCAACGGTGCTGGCAAAACTACCTCATTTTATATGGCCACGGGCTTGGTAAAACCCAACAGCGGCCACGTTTACATTGACGATAAAGACATTACCGACCTTCCGATGTACAAACGAGCGCGGCTCGGAATCGGGTACTTAGCGCAGGAAGCGTCCATCTTTAGAACCTTGACCGTTGAAGAAAACATCATTGCCGTTCTTGAAATGACCAGCCTCACCAAGGCCGACCAAAAAGCCAAATGCGAAGAGCTCTTGGATGAATTTAACCTGCACCACGTACGCAAAAACAAGGGAATGGTGCTGTCGGGCGGCGAACGTCGGCGCACTGAAATTGCCCGTTGTTTGGCCGTTGACCCCAAATTCATTCTCTTGGATGAGCCTTTTGCGGGAGTTGACCCCATTGCGGTAGAGGATATTCAAACCATTGTGGCCAAATTAAAATTCAGAAACATCGGCATTTTGATTACCGACCACAACGTATCTGAAACGCTGTCGATCACCGACCGCGCGTATTTATTGTTCGAAGGTAAAATCCTGAAACAGGGTACCCCCGAAGAACTCGCCGCCGACCCGCAAGTAAGACGGTTGTATTTAGGGCAAAGTTTTGAACTGAAGCGAAAAATTTAA
- a CDS encoding DUF4199 domain-containing protein: protein MEQQTTTARTALKFGIISGVASIVFITILYVSGQAANSALAWLGAIITIAAMVLGMKEYRTLNGGFMTYGQGLGIGTLMSAVGGFISAVYSYIYNEFIDNTLRQQILDKVREDLENRGMDDAQVEQALAMSEKFSSPGITFALSIFGAILIGFIISLIVSAIMKKDKPFELE, encoded by the coding sequence ATGGAACAACAAACAACTACCGCTCGTACCGCACTCAAATTTGGCATTATTTCAGGCGTTGCCAGTATCGTCTTTATCACAATTCTTTACGTTTCTGGACAAGCCGCCAACAGCGCTCTGGCATGGCTCGGGGCCATCATTACGATTGCGGCGATGGTGCTGGGAATGAAGGAATACCGAACCCTGAACGGTGGTTTTATGACCTACGGCCAAGGTCTTGGCATCGGCACACTGATGTCGGCCGTTGGGGGCTTTATTTCTGCGGTCTATTCTTATATTTACAATGAATTCATTGACAACACTTTACGCCAACAAATCCTCGATAAAGTCCGTGAAGATTTAGAAAACAGGGGCATGGACGATGCGCAGGTAGAACAGGCATTGGCAATGAGCGAAAAGTTTTCAAGCCCGGGTATTACTTTTGCGCTAAGTATTTTTGGCGCTATTTTAATCGGCTTTATTATTTCTCTGATTGTATCCGCAATTATGAAAAAGGACAAGCCTTTTGAATTAGAATAG
- a CDS encoding AraC family transcriptional regulator, protein MKTEYENITPDKGSSFKVLRWRSHEDRFFWHQHPEYEIVYIHKGTGKRHIGQHLSHFEEGALMFIGPNIPHLNFGYGADNEHEEIVIQLRDDFLGESFLQSPELHAIKRLFELSKQGLNFYGKTQRNVASQMLRMPSLNYFERLIQLLLILQELATTKEYNLLKINGISYEHSHREEARIRQIYAFVEKNYRSEIDLQTVADLASLTVPSFCRYFKKITQMTFTDFVNEYRVKQACKMFTQNPSVTDVCYSNGFNNLSHFTKTFKSVTGKTPREYKKELI, encoded by the coding sequence ATGAAAACCGAGTACGAGAACATCACGCCCGACAAAGGTAGCTCTTTTAAAGTACTGCGTTGGCGCTCGCATGAAGATCGTTTTTTTTGGCATCAGCACCCCGAATACGAAATTGTTTATATCCACAAAGGCACCGGAAAACGGCACATCGGACAGCACCTTTCGCACTTTGAAGAGGGCGCTTTGATGTTTATCGGCCCCAATATTCCACACCTTAATTTTGGTTACGGTGCCGACAATGAACACGAAGAAATCGTCATTCAGTTACGAGATGACTTTCTGGGAGAATCTTTTTTGCAAAGCCCCGAACTTCACGCAATCAAACGTCTTTTTGAATTATCGAAACAGGGGCTTAATTTTTACGGAAAAACCCAACGAAATGTAGCTTCACAAATGTTGCGGATGCCGTCGCTCAATTACTTTGAACGACTCATTCAATTATTACTGATTTTGCAGGAATTGGCCACCACCAAAGAATATAATTTGCTCAAAATAAACGGAATTTCGTACGAGCACAGCCACCGAGAAGAGGCCCGCATCCGACAAATCTACGCTTTTGTCGAAAAAAACTATCGCAGCGAGATTGACTTACAAACCGTCGCAGACTTGGCCAGCCTGACCGTCCCTTCGTTTTGTCGTTATTTTAAAAAAATAACCCAAATGACTTTCACCGATTTTGTGAATGAGTACCGGGTAAAACAGGCGTGTAAGATGTTTACCCAAAACCCTTCGGTTACGGATGTGTGTTACTCCAACGGGTTTAATAACCTATCACATTTTACCAAGACGTTTAAGTCGGTAACGGGTAAAACACCCAGAGAATATAAGAAGGAATTAATTTAA
- a CDS encoding saccharopine dehydrogenase C-terminal domain-containing protein, with translation MQNVLIIGLGKVGSLVATLLNKQFNVKGLDKRRPTKSLPFEIIEGDVTNEAFIETTLADFDAVVSCMPYNLNLPIANAAYKLGIHYFDLTEDVPTTAAIRQMAETHRGVMAPQCGLAPGFIGIVGADLAKRFNKLRDIELRVGALPCYPNGLLGYSFTWSPAGVINEYINDAEVIHNGERKMVSSLDGIEVINIEGQEFEAFSTSGGLGTMCETYLGKVDTLNYKTIRYPGHAKLMRFLLYELILKNNRQQIEEILTSAKPPVKEDVVYVYAVVEGWQTDGLAREEFYRAYHPRLIDGQHWRAISWTTAASIAAVVEMVAAGTLPQQGFIKQEEIPFEAFLATENGTFFRDNN, from the coding sequence ATGCAAAATGTATTAATTATTGGTTTGGGTAAGGTTGGCTCATTGGTGGCTACCTTGCTCAACAAACAATTTAACGTAAAAGGTTTGGACAAGCGCCGACCTACAAAGTCTCTCCCTTTTGAAATCATCGAAGGGGACGTAACCAATGAAGCTTTTATCGAAACTACGCTGGCTGATTTCGACGCGGTGGTGTCGTGCATGCCTTATAATCTCAACTTGCCCATTGCCAATGCCGCCTATAAACTGGGAATTCATTATTTTGATTTGACGGAAGATGTTCCCACTACGGCCGCCATTCGCCAAATGGCCGAAACACACCGTGGGGTGATGGCCCCTCAGTGCGGATTAGCGCCAGGATTCATCGGAATTGTGGGAGCAGATTTAGCCAAACGATTTAATAAACTCCGTGACATCGAACTCCGCGTGGGAGCGCTGCCTTGTTATCCCAACGGGCTTTTGGGATATTCTTTCACGTGGTCGCCGGCGGGGGTCATCAACGAATACATCAACGACGCCGAAGTTATTCACAACGGCGAACGCAAAATGGTGTCGTCGTTGGATGGTATCGAAGTAATAAATATTGAAGGTCAGGAGTTTGAGGCATTTAGTACGTCAGGGGGGCTTGGTACTATGTGTGAAACCTATCTCGGGAAAGTTGATACCCTAAACTACAAGACCATTCGCTATCCTGGACACGCCAAGCTGATGCGGTTTTTGTTATATGAATTGATTTTGAAGAACAATCGTCAGCAAATTGAAGAAATATTGACTTCGGCAAAACCGCCTGTTAAAGAGGATGTTGTGTATGTGTATGCCGTGGTAGAGGGTTGGCAAACTGACGGACTGGCCCGTGAAGAATTTTATAGAGCGTACCACCCACGTCTCATTGACGGGCAACACTGGAGAGCTATTTCTTGGACTACGGCGGCTTCTATTGCGGCGGTGGTAGAAATGGTAGCAGCGGGAACCTTACCCCAGCAAGGATTTATCAAACAAGAAGAAATACCCTTTGAAGCATTTTTGGCTACTGAAAACGGGACTTTTTTTAGGGATAATAATTAA
- a CDS encoding hydantoinase B/oxoprolinase family protein, which translates to MWQIWIDTGGTFTDCLALNGSGVLKRTKVLSSSFLRGQILKKTGPKTYKTATQWTFESTLLTGYDFRIVGGDTFIKVMNFSGDVLELEQEIDLTGTIFPVDFEVTTHEEAPVLATRIVTKTPLNQPFPSLSMRLGTTKGTNALLERKGAKVTLYVTKGFKDAVRIGTQQRPNLFQLAIPEPTLLYDEVIEISERLNAKGEIIAPFDDSNVALPCSAHHSVAISFLHSYLNPAHEQQLGAALSAQKYPSISSSSELYAGINYLKRTQTALVNAYLQPILSEYLTNIKYALGQQTVRVMTSAGGLVSADTFRAKDSLLSGPAGGMVGAAAIAQQLGFERCLTFDMGGTSTDTARFDGKLDLEFVTKIEGIELHNPTLAIETVAAGGGSICSFDGQKLRVGPESAGANPGPACYGAGGPLTITDVNLLLGKLDTSRFGIPVRIDKSREALKAIQQRIFTQINQQLSEEELLRGFEQIANEKMAEAIRRISVAKGFDPKEYPLLTFGGAGGLHGCQLAEILNISTVILPYDGGLLSAYGMGQARVERIVSQQVLKPLDELTNQLDERIAQLSQKAEEILQNEGISAVEVSAVLLYLRFKGQENALEISYQTHENLPHQFREKYQQLFGYCPTTLPIEVESIKIIAGEKGKKKQSSITYYAENEANPIKHAHYPVYDWEQLSVNDFFNGPAVLLNPTSTSFIPEGWQAVVTSTRDVVVKSTAQNQKNVTKTDVNQAIELELFTNRFMAIAEEMGAQLQRTAFSVNVKERLDFSCALLDANAELLVNAPHIPVHLGSLGVCARLVREKITIGPGDVIITNHPKYGGSHLPDVTILAGVFTPDQHLIGYVINRAHHAEIGGRTPGSMPPDATTLNEEGVVILPTYLVKNGEMQWESIERLFTQSSYPTRALTENIADINAALASLRSGEAALQSLVAQHGLEKVHFYMKLLKNSAFDALQKALIPYQNKSFAATESLDDGHRIQVKITPRLAGGAQFDFTGTSPCHPHNLNANISIIYSAILYVLRLLVNKNIPLNEGLMQGVEVILPENSFLHPHFSDDPTQCPAVVGGNTEVSQRLVDTLLKAFELAACSQGTMNNFLFGNGQFGYYETICGGTGASEGANGRSAVHQHMTNTRITDAEELERRYPVRLNQFAIREGSGGSGQWQGGEGVIREITFLEPLRVTLITQHRQVPPYGLAGGQNGQTGRQILTRKDGTTETLSGVCSVDAQAGDSLSIETPGGGGYGNLI; encoded by the coding sequence ATGTGGCAAATTTGGATTGATACGGGAGGCACCTTTACTGATTGTTTGGCCCTGAACGGCTCGGGCGTTTTAAAACGCACAAAAGTACTGAGCAGCAGCTTTTTGAGAGGTCAAATTCTCAAAAAAACAGGACCTAAAACGTACAAGACCGCTACCCAATGGACGTTTGAAAGTACCCTATTAACGGGTTATGATTTTCGAATTGTGGGGGGAGATACGTTTATCAAAGTCATGAATTTTAGCGGAGATGTGCTTGAATTGGAACAGGAAATTGACCTGACAGGTACCATTTTTCCCGTCGATTTTGAAGTAACTACCCACGAAGAAGCCCCCGTTCTTGCCACAAGAATAGTTACCAAAACCCCTTTAAACCAGCCTTTTCCTTCCCTCTCGATGCGGCTTGGCACCACCAAAGGCACCAATGCACTGCTGGAACGAAAAGGAGCAAAAGTGACGCTTTATGTGACCAAAGGCTTTAAAGATGCCGTACGAATCGGTACCCAACAACGCCCTAATTTATTCCAATTAGCCATTCCTGAACCGACGTTGCTTTATGACGAAGTGATTGAAATATCCGAACGTTTGAACGCCAAAGGAGAAATAATCGCTCCTTTTGATGATTCCAACGTTGCTTTGCCCTGCTCCGCTCATCATTCGGTGGCTATTTCGTTTCTACACAGCTATCTGAATCCTGCCCATGAGCAGCAACTTGGGGCCGCCCTCAGTGCCCAAAAATATCCTTCCATCAGCAGTTCTTCAGAATTATACGCGGGCATTAATTACCTAAAACGGACCCAAACGGCGCTGGTAAATGCCTATTTACAACCTATATTATCAGAATACCTTACCAATATAAAATACGCGCTGGGACAGCAAACCGTACGCGTCATGACGAGCGCAGGTGGTTTGGTGAGCGCGGATACTTTTCGGGCAAAAGACAGTTTACTTAGTGGCCCAGCGGGGGGCATGGTGGGGGCCGCAGCCATTGCCCAACAACTTGGTTTTGAGCGCTGTCTGACCTTCGATATGGGTGGAACAAGCACCGACACCGCCCGTTTTGACGGTAAATTAGACTTAGAATTTGTCACTAAAATTGAAGGCATCGAGCTCCATAACCCCACGCTCGCCATCGAAACCGTTGCCGCAGGTGGCGGCTCCATTTGCTCTTTTGATGGACAAAAACTCCGCGTAGGTCCTGAGAGTGCCGGCGCAAATCCTGGCCCCGCTTGCTACGGAGCGGGCGGGCCACTGACCATCACCGACGTTAATTTATTATTAGGAAAATTGGACACGTCTCGTTTTGGGATTCCCGTACGGATAGACAAATCGCGCGAGGCATTAAAGGCGATTCAGCAGCGCATTTTTACCCAAATCAACCAACAACTTTCGGAAGAAGAATTATTGCGTGGGTTTGAGCAAATTGCCAACGAAAAAATGGCCGAGGCCATTCGGCGCATTTCCGTGGCCAAGGGCTTTGACCCCAAAGAATATCCGCTGCTTACTTTTGGCGGCGCGGGCGGTTTGCACGGTTGTCAATTGGCCGAAATCCTGAACATTTCAACGGTCATTTTACCCTACGATGGAGGCTTGTTGAGTGCTTACGGCATGGGTCAGGCGCGGGTAGAACGAATTGTGAGTCAGCAAGTTCTTAAACCGTTGGATGAACTAACTAATCAGCTCGACGAGCGCATTGCTCAACTTTCTCAAAAAGCCGAAGAGATTCTTCAAAATGAAGGCATAAGTGCCGTTGAGGTGAGCGCTGTGTTGCTTTATTTACGTTTTAAAGGGCAAGAAAATGCGTTGGAAATCAGCTATCAAACCCACGAAAACCTCCCGCACCAATTCCGCGAAAAGTACCAACAGTTGTTTGGATATTGTCCCACCACGCTTCCCATCGAAGTGGAAAGCATAAAAATAATAGCGGGAGAAAAAGGCAAAAAAAAACAATCATCCATTACATATTACGCTGAAAATGAAGCCAATCCAATCAAACACGCACATTATCCTGTGTATGATTGGGAACAGCTTTCGGTGAATGATTTTTTCAATGGACCCGCCGTGTTGCTCAATCCAACGTCAACCTCTTTCATCCCTGAAGGTTGGCAAGCAGTGGTGACGTCAACGCGAGATGTGGTTGTTAAAAGTACGGCCCAAAACCAAAAAAACGTCACTAAAACCGATGTCAATCAAGCCATTGAACTAGAGCTTTTCACCAATCGTTTTATGGCGATTGCCGAAGAAATGGGGGCACAATTGCAGCGTACCGCTTTTTCGGTCAACGTCAAAGAGCGGCTTGATTTCTCCTGTGCTTTGTTGGACGCGAACGCCGAATTACTGGTCAATGCGCCCCATATTCCCGTGCATTTGGGCAGTTTGGGCGTGTGCGCGCGATTGGTTCGCGAAAAAATTACTATTGGCCCGGGCGACGTAATCATCACCAACCACCCTAAATACGGCGGCTCACACTTGCCCGACGTGACGATTCTGGCGGGTGTATTTACGCCCGACCAACACCTCATTGGCTACGTCATCAACCGCGCGCACCACGCCGAAATCGGCGGTCGAACGCCCGGCTCTATGCCCCCCGACGCCACCACGCTCAACGAAGAAGGGGTAGTTATTTTACCAACGTATTTGGTCAAAAACGGCGAAATGCAATGGGAAAGCATTGAGCGTCTTTTTACTCAATCTTCCTACCCCACCCGCGCCCTGACCGAAAACATTGCCGACATCAACGCCGCCCTTGCTTCGCTACGCTCTGGCGAAGCGGCCCTTCAAAGTCTTGTGGCGCAACACGGCTTAGAAAAGGTGCATTTTTATATGAAGTTACTGAAAAACAGTGCTTTTGACGCTTTACAAAAAGCCCTGATTCCCTATCAAAATAAATCATTTGCCGCTACCGAATCATTGGATGACGGGCATCGCATTCAGGTCAAGATTACACCGCGCTTGGCAGGGGGAGCACAGTTTGATTTCACGGGCACCTCACCCTGTCACCCCCACAATCTCAACGCCAACATTTCCATTATTTACAGCGCTATTTTATACGTTTTACGCCTGTTGGTCAACAAAAATATCCCTTTGAATGAAGGATTGATGCAAGGCGTCGAAGTCATTTTACCCGAAAACAGCTTTTTGCACCCTCATTTCAGCGACGACCCCACGCAATGCCCCGCCGTGGTAGGAGGCAATACGGAAGTCAGCCAACGATTAGTGGACACGCTGCTAAAAGCCTTTGAATTAGCGGCTTGCAGTCAGGGAACGATGAATAATTTCCTGTTTGGCAACGGGCAATTTGGCTATTACGAGACCATTTGCGGCGGTACGGGCGCAAGCGAAGGAGCCAACGGGCGCTCGGCAGTGCATCAGCACATGACCAATACACGCATCACCGATGCCGAAGAACTAGAGCGGCGGTATCCCGTGCGGCTAAATCAGTTCGCCATTCGAGAAGGCTCAGGGGGCAGCGGCCAATGGCAGGGCGGCGAGGGTGTTATCCGCGAAATTACCTTTTTAGAGCCGCTGCGCGTCACGCTCATTACCCAGCACCGCCAAGTGCCACCGTATGGTTTAGCAGGTGGGCAAAACGGGCAAACGGGGCGGCAAATCCTGACCCGAAAAGATGGAACAACTGAAACATTATCAGGGGTTTGCAGCGTAGACGCTCAAGCGGGTGATTCACTAAGCATTGAAACTCCCGGCGGTGGAGGTTACGGAAACCTCATTTAA